Proteins encoded within one genomic window of Solibaculum mannosilyticum:
- a CDS encoding ABC transporter ATP-binding protein — protein MDNNIFTVTDLSFAYGKHQVLNGLNLTLHEGTITTLIGANGCGKSTLFNLMTKNLKPDAGQIFLRDRDVTAFRLKDFAKQVSIVHQYNTAPADLTVEKLISYGRTPYHNMGISPDPKKDEEKVQWAMEITHTVKHKDKPVSELSGGQKQRVWIAMALAQDTKVLFLDEPTTYLDIRYQLQILKLIRKLNQEYGITIVMVLHDINQSLYYSDEIVAMKDGKIIAQGLPQKIITSELVKSVYDVELTISSVEGKPFVIPV, from the coding sequence ATGGACAATAATATTTTTACCGTCACGGACCTTTCCTTTGCCTATGGAAAACACCAGGTGCTGAATGGACTCAACTTGACCCTCCATGAGGGCACCATCACCACCCTGATCGGGGCCAACGGATGCGGGAAATCCACTTTATTTAATCTGATGACCAAAAACTTGAAACCGGATGCAGGCCAGATCTTTTTGAGGGATCGGGACGTTACGGCTTTCAGGTTAAAAGACTTTGCAAAACAAGTATCCATTGTACACCAGTATAATACAGCCCCTGCCGATTTAACGGTGGAAAAGCTGATTTCTTATGGCCGTACACCTTATCATAATATGGGGATCTCCCCGGATCCAAAGAAGGATGAGGAGAAAGTACAGTGGGCCATGGAAATCACCCATACAGTAAAACATAAGGATAAACCGGTGTCGGAACTATCCGGCGGACAAAAGCAACGGGTATGGATCGCCATGGCGCTGGCACAGGACACCAAAGTGCTGTTTTTGGACGAACCCACCACCTATTTGGACATTCGATATCAGCTTCAGATTCTAAAGCTGATACGCAAACTCAATCAGGAATACGGCATCACCATCGTGATGGTGCTTCATGACATCAACCAATCCCTTTACTACAGCGATGAGATCGTAGCCATGAAGGACGGCAAGATTATCGCCCAAGGGTTACCCCAAAAGATTATCACATCTGAACTGGTGAAATCGGTTTATGACGTCGAGCTTACCATCTCCAGCGTGGAGGGAAAACCTTTTGTGATCCCTGTGTAG
- a CDS encoding FecCD family ABC transporter permease, translated as MISSKKKVLSFAITAVALLLLFLLAVNTGSLKVSPMELFNGLFVRYDPDVATIYDLRFPRIFIAMLGGAATAVSGVLLQAVMKNPLADPGVIGISSGASLAAVLVTAFFPALYFFTPLFAFLGGMIAFLLVYSLSWKGGLSPLRIILVGVAVNAMFTGLMSAFNSGTGSNYSGVASIVNANITMKTWDDFSTLLWYVLVGLIASFFVTGQCNLLALEDKTARSLGVNVTRSRIVISVVAVLLAGISTAIIGPISFLGLIVPHIARLLVGSNHKVLLPYSILLGAFTLLLADTVGRTIAAPYEISASVIMSVVGGPFFILLLRRSRQNYGQ; from the coding sequence GTGATAAGCAGCAAAAAGAAGGTGCTATCCTTTGCCATTACCGCTGTGGCACTCCTGCTTTTGTTCCTGCTGGCTGTGAACACAGGAAGCCTGAAAGTATCGCCCATGGAACTATTCAATGGATTATTTGTGAGGTACGATCCCGATGTAGCCACCATTTATGATCTGAGATTTCCCCGCATCTTTATCGCCATGCTGGGAGGCGCAGCTACGGCGGTATCCGGCGTGCTCTTGCAGGCAGTGATGAAGAATCCGCTTGCGGATCCCGGCGTCATCGGCATCAGTTCGGGAGCCAGTCTTGCGGCCGTACTGGTGACCGCCTTCTTTCCGGCACTGTACTTTTTTACGCCGTTGTTTGCATTTTTAGGCGGTATGATCGCCTTTCTACTGGTTTACAGTCTTTCCTGGAAGGGAGGACTTTCCCCGCTGCGTATCATCCTGGTAGGCGTGGCGGTCAACGCCATGTTTACAGGACTGATGAGTGCCTTTAATTCCGGCACAGGCAGCAACTATTCCGGCGTGGCCAGCATTGTAAATGCCAACATCACCATGAAAACATGGGACGATTTTAGCACACTGCTTTGGTATGTCCTGGTGGGACTGATCGCATCCTTCTTTGTCACAGGACAATGCAACCTCTTGGCGCTGGAGGATAAAACGGCGCGTTCATTGGGTGTCAACGTCACCCGGAGCCGGATTGTAATTTCCGTGGTGGCCGTATTGCTAGCCGGAATTTCCACCGCCATCATCGGCCCCATTAGTTTCCTGGGATTGATCGTCCCCCATATTGCAAGGCTTCTGGTGGGGAGCAACCACAAAGTCCTGCTCCCGTATTCCATCCTTTTGGGAGCTTTTACTCTGCTCTTGGCCGATACAGTAGGCAGAACCATCGCTGCACCCTATGAGATCAGCGCATCGGTCATCATGTCGGTAGTGGGCGGACCCTTCTTCATCTTGTTGCTAAGGAGGTCGAGGCAAAACTATGGACAATAA